The following are from one region of the Salvelinus namaycush isolate Seneca unplaced genomic scaffold, SaNama_1.0 Scaffold108, whole genome shotgun sequence genome:
- the LOC120035649 gene encoding CMRF35-like molecule 8 — protein MTIRDLTEDDTGTYWCGVATSMTEQRYITPITQVKLLVINWRDVKPINVTEQIGETARLTCKYPAGHKKNEKFFCKGDSPLSCENKVTATQPNIIIRNERFSLRDNREKTNFTVHIKKMRPEDSGTYWCGSDRRWRPADYTRFIFSVVAPTTIITKSTTAALPATTTFISQSSSSPSPSPSPSSSSSSSPSSSVVVMVSFSLVVLLLVISLIIVYRWKYNKATGDSSTHRVSPDTGINEGGCHGDGDYEEIKERPLQSDSDAATSTIYATVNLPTSHSDSLHYSSVNFHKIPRFPNEATDTITKEGSCPNEATASIAKVGTSSCDYATVNFGQSPAYSTVNHPHSSSEAPPIYSTISKPRDT, from the exons ATGACCATCAGGGACCTGACTGAAGATGATACTGGGACCTACTGGTGTGGAGTAGCAACCAGCATGACAGAACAACGTTACATTACACCGATCACACAGGTGAAGCTGCTTGTTATAA ATTGGAGGGATGTCAAACCAATCAATGTGACTGAGCAGATTGGGGAGACTGCCAGGCTTACTTGTAAATATCCAGCAGGCCACAAGAAGAATGAGAAGTTCTTCTGTAAGGGGGACAGTCCTTTAAGCTGTGAAAATAAAGTTACAGCTACACAACCTAACATCATTATAAGGAATGAGAGGTTTTCTCTGAGGGACAACCGTGAGAAGACCAACTTCACTGTTCACATCAAGAAGATGAGACCAGAGGATTCTGGGACATATTGGTGTGGATCTGATAGAAGATGGAGACCTGCAGACTACACTAGATTTATATTTTCTGTGG TGGCACCAACCACCATCATCACAAAATCAACAACTGCAGCACTTCCAGCCACAACCACCTTCATctcacaatcatcatcatcaccatcaccatcaccatcaccatcatcatcatcatcatcatcaccatcatc cTCAGTGGTCGTCATGGTGTCTTTTAGTCTGGTAGTGTTACTGCTGGTGATCAGCCTGATCATAGTCTACAGATGGAAATACAACAAGGCCACaggtga CTCTtcaacacacagagtgagtccagacACAGGAATCAATGAAGGG GGTTGTCATGGTGATGGTGACTATGAAGAGATAAAGGAGCGCCCCCTACAGTCAGACTCAGACGCTGCGACCTCCACCATCTATGCCACCGTCAACTTACCCACAAGCCACTCTGACTCTCTCCACTACTCCAGCGTCAACTTCCACAAGATCCCCAGATTCCCCAACGAAGCCACTGACACCATTACTAAAGAGGGCAGCTGCCCCAATGAAGCCACGGCTTCCATTGCTAAAGTGGGCACTTCATCATGTGACTATGCTACTGTGAACTTTGGTCAAAGCCCCGCCTACTCTACTGTCAATCATCCACACAGCTCCTCTGAGGCTCCTCCCATCTACTCCACAATCAGCAAACCCAGAGACACCTGA